Proteins from a genomic interval of Oreochromis aureus strain Israel breed Guangdong linkage group 6, ZZ_aureus, whole genome shotgun sequence:
- the LOC120440695 gene encoding intelectin-like, with amino-acid sequence MLHNIFLLFVGLLSLEHVSFAEVPSSQIVNITETREYAERMQNFTRTNFEHLVKVRNRSMYVVRSCKELRDRYDEREDGVYYLTTGNGMLYQTYCDMTTAGGGWTLVASVHENSVYGRCTVGDRWSSQQGNNADLPDGDGNWSNRNTFGTVESATSDDFKNPGYYDITAEDMSVWHIPNNLPLEFWNMEAAAVLRYHTGNRFLRLYGGNLFQLFKQYPVRYNVGSCGDRGPAIPIVYDHGDKESTRMLYGPSSRREFEPGFITFRAINYERAAMAICSGVKPTVGYNTEHYCIGGGGYFHPDQCGDFPSFDYDRLGREQGWSASREMTEAAVLLFYR; translated from the exons ATGTTACACAacatatttttgctttttgtgggTCTGCTGTCATTGGAACACGTGTCCTTTGCAGAGGTTCCTTCTTCACAAATAG TAAATATCACAGAAACAAGAGAGTATGCTGAGAGGATGCAGAACTTCACCAGGACAAATTTTGAGCACTTGGTGAAAGTGAGGAACAGATCCATGTATGTTGTAAGGAGCTGTAAAGAGCTCAGGGACAGATATGATGAACGAGAAG ATGGAGTATACTACCTGACTACAGGTAATGGCATGCTGTACCAGACTTACTGTGATATGACTACTGCGGGAGGTGGATGGACGCTGGTGGCAAGCGTCCATGAAAACAGCGTTTATGGGAGGTGCACTGTGGGTGATCGCTGGTCCAGCCAGCAGGGAAACAATGCTGACCTGCCGGATGGAGACGGGAACTGGTCCAACAGAAACACCTTTGGAACAGTAGAGAGCGCCACTTCTGATGACTTTAAG AATCCAGGTTACTACGATATAACAGCTGAGGACATGTCTGTGTGGCACATTCCCAACAACTTGCCGCTGGAATTCTGGAACATGGAAGCTGCAGCCGTCCTCCGCTACCACACTGGAAACCGCTTCCTCAGACTGTATGGAGGAAATCTCTTTCAGCTCTTCAAG CAATATCCAGTGAGATACAATGTTGGGTCATGCGGTGACAGAGGGCCAGCTATTCCCATCGTATACGACCACGGGGATAAGGAGTCCACCAGAATGTTGTATGGACCCAGTTCAAGAa GGGAGTTTGAACCAGGCTTCATCACATTCAGAGCAATAAACTATGAACGTGCCGCCATGGCTATCTGCTCCGGTGTCAAGCCAACTGTTGGTTACAACACTGAACAT tactgtataggaggaggaggatatTTCCACCCTGACCAGTGTGGGGACTTCCCATCATTTGACTACGACAGACTGGGCAGGGAGCAAGGCTGGAGCGCCTCCAGAGAGATGACCGAGGCTGCTGTCTTACTGTTTTACCGCTGA